In a genomic window of Streptomyces pristinaespiralis:
- a CDS encoding acetyl-CoA carboxylase biotin carboxyl carrier protein translates to MTTEASEAPTAAGTMTVEELRAQTRLLAGELPGTLRRITLRAGGISVDVEWETAPAAAPGAVLPAPAPAAAPAPAAPQSADAPAEDAAPAGLVQVTAPLVGTYYQAPSPGAEPFVQVGDIVEPGTQLAVVEAMKLLNSITADVRGRVHAVHARDGEVVEYAQPLIDLVPVD, encoded by the coding sequence ATGACCACTGAGGCGTCCGAGGCGCCGACCGCCGCCGGCACGATGACGGTCGAAGAGCTCAGAGCGCAGACCCGGCTGCTGGCCGGTGAACTGCCGGGCACCCTGCGCCGGATCACGCTGCGGGCCGGCGGGATCAGCGTCGACGTCGAGTGGGAGACGGCCCCGGCCGCCGCCCCCGGCGCGGTGCTCCCCGCGCCCGCGCCGGCCGCCGCGCCCGCTCCCGCCGCACCGCAGAGCGCGGACGCACCCGCCGAGGACGCGGCGCCCGCGGGACTCGTCCAGGTCACGGCGCCGCTGGTCGGCACCTACTACCAGGCGCCGTCGCCCGGAGCGGAGCCGTTCGTCCAGGTCGGGGACATCGTCGAACCCGGCACGCAACTGGCCGTCGTCGAGGCGATGAAGCTGCTCAACTCCATCACCGCCGACGTCCGGGGCCGGGTGCACGCCGTCCACGCCCGGGACGGCGAGGTGGTCGAGTACGCCCAGCCGCTCATCGATCTCGTCCCGGTCGACTGA
- a CDS encoding acetyl-CoA carboxylase carboxyltransferase subunit alpha: protein MSRQQGPVRADQEVQWRRCGACGAFVYVKRLDRNRKVCPECRFHFRIPPHTRIEQLADADSFRSFPDDHRPRDLLKFTDSKPYPDRLRDAQARTGRQDALVAGEMTIEGRRLVVAAVDFGFMGGSMGAVVGEGIAAAARHALSRRLPLLLIAASGGARMQEGALSLMQMAKTAQWVARLREARLPVINLNTDPTFGGVSASFAMLGDVILAEPGSLIGFAGPQVIRNTIRQELPAGFQSAEFLLEHGMIDAVVPRENQREHLARLLTLLGPSVPELPEVGGAEPLTEPPPAVRGTRDTVALARNIGRPTTEEYIGHVFDDFVSLHGDRVFGDDQALTGGIARLGGRNVVVLGHQKGHDTQALVRSNFGMPNPEGYRKALRLMRLADRFGLPVVAFIDTPGAFPGIGAEERGQSLAIAECILELSRLRVPVVSVVTGEGGSGGALALGVANSVLMLENAYYSVISPEGCSTILFGTADRAGQAADALRLTAGDLLRLGVVDAIVPEPPDGAHTAPYPTALNVKTALVRTLGPLLDLPGDRLVELRRERFDRFGHPERQPIVDWEKRDDH from the coding sequence GTGAGCCGGCAACAGGGCCCGGTGAGGGCCGACCAGGAGGTGCAGTGGCGCAGATGCGGGGCGTGCGGCGCCTTCGTCTACGTCAAGCGCCTGGACCGCAACAGGAAGGTGTGCCCGGAGTGCCGGTTCCACTTCCGCATCCCCCCGCACACCCGGATCGAGCAGCTGGCGGACGCCGACAGCTTCCGGTCGTTCCCCGACGACCACCGCCCGCGTGACCTGCTGAAGTTCACGGACAGCAAGCCCTATCCCGACCGGCTGCGGGACGCGCAGGCCAGGACCGGCCGGCAGGACGCCCTGGTCGCGGGAGAGATGACGATCGAGGGCCGCCGACTGGTCGTGGCCGCCGTCGACTTCGGCTTCATGGGCGGCAGCATGGGCGCCGTGGTCGGCGAGGGCATCGCCGCGGCGGCACGTCACGCACTGTCCCGGCGGCTGCCCCTGCTGCTGATCGCCGCGTCGGGCGGCGCGCGCATGCAGGAAGGCGCGCTGTCGCTGATGCAGATGGCCAAGACGGCCCAGTGGGTCGCCCGGCTGCGCGAGGCCCGGCTGCCGGTGATCAACCTCAACACCGACCCCACCTTCGGCGGCGTCAGCGCCTCCTTCGCCATGCTCGGCGACGTCATCCTCGCCGAACCGGGCAGCCTGATCGGCTTCGCCGGTCCCCAGGTCATCCGCAACACGATCCGCCAGGAACTGCCCGCCGGCTTCCAGAGCGCCGAGTTCCTGCTCGAGCACGGCATGATCGACGCGGTCGTCCCCCGGGAGAACCAGCGGGAGCACCTCGCCCGGTTGCTGACCCTGCTCGGCCCCTCGGTGCCCGAACTGCCGGAGGTGGGCGGCGCGGAGCCGCTCACCGAACCGCCCCCGGCCGTCCGCGGCACCCGCGACACCGTCGCCCTGGCCCGCAACATCGGGCGGCCCACCACCGAGGAGTACATCGGCCACGTCTTCGACGACTTCGTGAGCCTGCACGGCGACCGGGTCTTCGGGGACGACCAGGCGCTGACCGGCGGCATCGCCCGGCTCGGCGGCCGGAACGTCGTCGTGCTCGGTCACCAGAAGGGCCATGACACCCAGGCGCTGGTCCGCAGCAACTTCGGCATGCCCAACCCCGAGGGCTACCGCAAGGCGCTGCGGCTGATGCGGCTGGCGGACCGCTTCGGCCTGCCCGTCGTGGCGTTCATCGACACCCCGGGCGCCTTCCCCGGCATCGGGGCGGAGGAGAGGGGGCAGAGCCTCGCCATCGCCGAGTGCATCCTGGAACTCTCCCGGCTGCGCGTCCCGGTGGTCTCGGTGGTCACCGGTGAGGGCGGCAGCGGCGGTGCGCTGGCGCTGGGTGTCGCGAACTCGGTGCTGATGCTGGAGAACGCGTACTACTCGGTGATCAGCCCGGAGGGCTGTTCCACGATCCTGTTCGGCACCGCGGACCGCGCCGGCCAGGCGGCCGACGCGCTCCGGCTGACCGCCGGGGACCTGCTGCGCCTCGGCGTGGTCGACGCGATCGTGCCCGAGCCGCCGGACGGGGCGCACACGGCGCCGTATCCGACGGCACTCAATGTGAAGACCGCTCTGGTGCGGACCCTGGGTCCGCTGCTCGACCTCCCGGGGGACCGGCTCGTCGAGCTGCGCCGGGAGCGTTTCGACCGGTTCGGGCACCCCGAACGTCAGCCCATCGTCGACTGGGAGAAGCGTGATGACCACTGA
- a CDS encoding DUF4188 domain-containing protein — translation MDLKVVTEPRIAAPPEGTVVLLIGTRINKFWMVHRWLPVIASMIPMLIELKKNKDHGFLYSRAWFNRTVIMLQYWRSMDDLMRYSHNTEGKHRSMWAWFNRAVRNDGAVGIFHEAYIVDPARMHTVYRNIPVFGIAAATESVPQRVRPPVPGSAEPERA, via the coding sequence ATGGACCTCAAGGTCGTCACCGAGCCACGTATAGCCGCTCCGCCCGAGGGAACCGTGGTGCTGCTGATCGGCACCCGCATCAACAAGTTCTGGATGGTGCACCGCTGGCTGCCCGTCATCGCCTCGATGATCCCCATGCTGATCGAGCTGAAGAAGAACAAGGACCACGGCTTCCTCTACTCGCGGGCCTGGTTCAACCGCACCGTGATCATGCTCCAGTACTGGCGCAGCATGGACGACCTGATGCGCTACTCGCACAACACGGAGGGCAAGCACCGCTCCATGTGGGCCTGGTTCAACCGGGCCGTGCGCAACGACGGCGCCGTCGGCATCTTCCACGAGGCGTACATCGTCGACCCGGCGCGGATGCACACCGTCTACCGGAACATCCCCGTCTTCGGGATCGCCGCCGCCACCGAGTCCGTACCGCAGCGCGTCCGTCCGCCGGTCCCGGGCAGCGCCGAGCCGGAGCGGGCGTGA